A section of the Mycobacterium sp. 3519A genome encodes:
- a CDS encoding nuclear transport factor 2 family protein produces MVTFPRAVSATGSEPNLAVVQARAACLDVVTRFFLLVDSGQASKTLELFTPDGLLIAAGRTFRGATLAEAMSGRGSAGVQRRHFPAEASFRLVSADIAEMETLIQVSTLGPERFGMPAAHTLLHDIFVRDDNDSWRIYRRVVRILAAE; encoded by the coding sequence ATGGTGACCTTCCCACGAGCAGTATCGGCGACCGGTAGCGAACCCAACCTCGCTGTCGTTCAGGCGCGGGCGGCGTGTCTTGATGTCGTCACACGATTCTTTCTACTCGTCGACAGCGGCCAGGCCTCAAAGACATTGGAGCTTTTCACTCCAGACGGACTGCTGATTGCCGCCGGGAGAACCTTCCGTGGCGCCACACTGGCTGAAGCCATGAGCGGACGCGGATCCGCCGGCGTCCAGCGTAGGCATTTTCCGGCTGAGGCTTCATTCCGGCTGGTGTCCGCGGACATCGCCGAGATGGAGACATTGATTCAAGTGTCCACACTGGGCCCAGAGCGCTTCGGCATGCCGGCTGCCCATACTCTGCTGCATGACATCTTCGTACGAGACGATAACGACAGTTGGCGCATCTACCGCCGGGTCGTGAGGATCCTGGCGGCAGAGTAG
- a CDS encoding SDR family NAD(P)-dependent oxidoreductase: protein MTTALTGCTALVTGSTSGIGRAIAWQLAVLGAGIVVHGRSADRGTEVIRDVESLGVSARFVAADLARPDGVRQLAQQAGPIDILINNAGVYGFAATASTDDTFFDDHVNINLRAPYILVQQLVPDMAARGCGAVVNLSTVAASTPARTAGVYGATKAGLELLTKVWADEFGPSGVRINAVAAGPTVTPGTRTMPRLVDALAETTALGRAADAEEIAAAVAFLASPAASYINGAVLHATGGAVAIAP, encoded by the coding sequence ATGACAACAGCTTTGACCGGGTGCACCGCCCTCGTCACCGGCTCCACCTCAGGAATCGGTCGAGCGATCGCTTGGCAGTTGGCCGTCCTAGGCGCGGGAATCGTGGTCCACGGCCGCAGCGCCGATCGCGGTACCGAGGTGATTCGAGATGTCGAATCACTCGGCGTATCAGCACGATTCGTCGCAGCCGACCTGGCCCGGCCGGATGGCGTTCGTCAGCTGGCGCAACAAGCAGGACCCATCGACATCCTCATCAACAACGCCGGCGTGTACGGGTTCGCAGCCACCGCCTCAACCGACGACACGTTCTTCGACGATCACGTCAACATCAACCTGCGAGCCCCCTACATCCTCGTCCAGCAGCTCGTTCCGGACATGGCCGCACGAGGCTGCGGCGCGGTGGTGAACCTCAGTACCGTCGCCGCCTCCACCCCCGCGCGCACCGCCGGAGTTTACGGAGCCACCAAGGCTGGACTGGAGCTGCTCACCAAGGTTTGGGCTGATGAGTTCGGACCTTCCGGGGTCCGCATCAACGCCGTGGCCGCCGGACCCACCGTCACCCCCGGCACACGGACAATGCCCCGGCTTGTCGATGCCCTCGCCGAGACGACCGCTCTGGGGCGAGCCGCAGACGCCGAGGAAATCGCCGCAGCAGTAGCGTTTCTCGCCTCGCCAGCTGCCAGCTACATCAACGGCGCGGTGCTGCACGCCACCGGCGGTGCGGTTGCCATCGCCCCATAA
- a CDS encoding NAD(P)/FAD-dependent oxidoreductase, translating into MPETFDVIVLGAGPVGQNVAARCRAADLTVAVVERELVGGECSYWGCIPSKSLLRPVIALADVDRIDGARQAIGRPIDATGVFGRRDRYVTNWDDAGQAAFIDGLGAALYRGHARLDGPRRVAITTDDDIVLLTARHAVAICTGSTATVPDIPGVAETNPWTNRKATDSSAVPPRLVVVGAGGVGVEMATAWNGLGADVTLLARTSSLLPRMEPFVGEHVIRGLTQASVDVRTGVTVNELHRPCSNGPVTVELDNGDKIEADEILFAIGRTPNTADIGLETIGLTPGSWLDVDDTCLVRGVEDNWLYTMGDANHRALLTHQGKYQARMAANAITARAHGKPLDTAPWGAHVTTADTHAVPQVFFTDPEAGSVGLTAAQAEREGHRIKIVDVDMGETVPGANFYADGYTGHARMIVDLDHGHLLGVTFVGPGVAELLHSATIAVAAQIHVERLWHAVPCFPTISEIWLKLLEAYRDTPEVRAHTENALATTR; encoded by the coding sequence ATGCCCGAAACCTTCGATGTCATCGTCCTCGGCGCCGGCCCGGTCGGCCAAAACGTCGCGGCGCGCTGCCGCGCCGCAGACCTCACCGTCGCGGTCGTCGAACGCGAACTCGTCGGCGGAGAATGCTCATACTGGGGCTGCATCCCGAGCAAGTCACTGCTACGTCCGGTGATCGCCCTGGCCGACGTGGACCGCATCGACGGCGCCCGCCAAGCCATTGGCCGCCCCATCGACGCTACCGGGGTATTCGGACGCCGAGACCGCTACGTGACCAACTGGGACGACGCCGGCCAAGCCGCGTTCATCGACGGACTCGGCGCGGCCCTCTACCGGGGTCACGCTCGCCTCGACGGCCCCCGCCGCGTCGCGATCACCACCGACGACGACATCGTTCTGCTCACCGCACGCCACGCAGTCGCGATCTGCACCGGCAGCACAGCAACAGTTCCCGACATCCCCGGCGTAGCCGAAACGAACCCATGGACCAACCGAAAAGCCACCGACAGCAGCGCCGTACCACCACGACTTGTCGTCGTCGGTGCAGGCGGAGTCGGCGTGGAAATGGCCACCGCATGGAACGGTCTGGGCGCCGACGTGACACTGCTGGCACGCACCTCATCGCTGCTGCCCCGCATGGAGCCCTTCGTCGGCGAACACGTCATCCGTGGGCTCACCCAGGCCAGCGTCGACGTCCGCACAGGCGTCACGGTGAATGAACTGCACCGCCCCTGCAGTAACGGCCCAGTCACCGTCGAGCTCGACAACGGTGACAAAATCGAAGCCGACGAGATCCTCTTCGCGATCGGACGAACACCGAATACCGCCGACATCGGCCTGGAAACCATCGGCCTCACACCAGGCTCCTGGCTCGACGTCGACGACACCTGTCTGGTACGCGGCGTCGAAGACAACTGGCTCTACACCATGGGTGACGCCAACCACCGAGCCCTACTGACCCACCAAGGCAAATACCAAGCACGCATGGCCGCCAACGCCATCACCGCCCGCGCCCACGGGAAACCACTGGATACCGCACCATGGGGCGCCCACGTCACTACCGCCGACACCCACGCTGTGCCCCAGGTCTTCTTCACCGATCCCGAAGCCGGATCCGTCGGCCTGACCGCCGCACAGGCCGAGCGCGAAGGCCACCGCATCAAGATCGTCGACGTCGACATGGGCGAAACCGTCCCCGGCGCGAACTTTTACGCCGACGGCTACACCGGCCACGCCCGCATGATCGTCGACCTCGACCACGGCCACCTCCTCGGGGTCACCTTCGTCGGACCCGGCGTCGCCGAACTACTGCACTCGGCCACCATCGCCGTAGCCGCCCAGATACACGTCGAACGCCTCTGGCACGCCGTACCTTGCTTCCCCACCATCAGCGAAATCTGGCTGAAGCTGTTGGAGGCCTACCGCGACACCCCAGAGGTTCGTGCCCATACCGAAAATGCGTTAGCGACAACGCGTTAG
- a CDS encoding group 1 truncated hemoglobin, translated as MATIYTQIGGHEALEAVVADFYERVLADAALASFFTGVNMARLRGKQVEFFAAALGGPDPYTGAPMRQVHQGRGITTHHFTLVAAHLADSLAAAGVPADTIHEILAAIAPLQDEIATASPV; from the coding sequence ATGGCAACCATCTACACCCAGATCGGCGGACACGAGGCGCTCGAGGCCGTCGTCGCCGACTTCTACGAACGCGTCCTGGCCGATGCTGCGCTGGCGAGTTTCTTCACCGGTGTCAACATGGCTCGGCTGCGGGGCAAACAGGTCGAGTTCTTCGCTGCCGCACTAGGCGGGCCTGACCCGTACACCGGCGCCCCGATGCGCCAGGTGCATCAGGGCCGCGGCATCACCACCCATCACTTCACCCTGGTGGCCGCGCACCTGGCCGACAGCTTGGCCGCCGCAGGTGTGCCCGCTGACACCATCCACGAGATCCTCGCGGCGATCGCGCCGCTGCAAGACGAGATCGCAACCGCCAGTCCCGTGTAG
- a CDS encoding MFS transporter has translation MGVGNDGVVGTAQLDPNHRQVQVRRAAMASAIGTTIEWYDFFLYNTAAALVFPHLFFPESSTYAGAMQSFATYFVGFAARPIGAAIFGHWGDRIGRKTTLIITLLVMGLASAVIGIMPGTEAIGVAAPLLLVTLRVLQGIAVGGEWSGSVLLTMEWGDQKRRGLLGSFAQVGVPVGLVLGTGGMTLLSATMSDEAFNSWGWRVPFLASLVLVAIGLVIRLKILETPMFSKVLDEGKTASTPVAEVVRRHWREILLSAGLRFAEQMPFYLFTTFVLTYVVQRHHYGKTFVLTAVLVGATVELATIPFFSHLSDVVGRKRVYLAGAVAAGVGAFPYFMVLTHGGQVSIFLAVVLSMVVHSMMYGPQAALIGESFPTHLRYGGAGLGYQLASVFAGGPAPLLATWLLHETGTPYSISIYIVVAAVITVLCCVALPDRSRADIDDAAIYSRAAV, from the coding sequence ATGGGTGTTGGAAACGACGGCGTAGTAGGCACGGCGCAACTGGATCCGAATCATCGACAAGTTCAAGTTCGGCGCGCGGCGATGGCCAGCGCGATCGGCACCACCATCGAGTGGTACGACTTCTTCCTCTACAACACCGCTGCCGCACTGGTGTTTCCGCACCTGTTCTTTCCCGAGTCCAGCACCTACGCCGGCGCGATGCAGTCCTTCGCCACCTACTTCGTCGGGTTCGCCGCCCGCCCGATCGGTGCGGCCATCTTCGGACACTGGGGCGACCGAATCGGCCGCAAGACCACGTTGATCATCACGCTGCTGGTGATGGGCCTCGCGTCCGCCGTCATCGGCATCATGCCCGGCACCGAAGCCATCGGCGTCGCCGCGCCGCTGCTGCTCGTCACGCTTCGTGTGCTGCAGGGCATCGCTGTCGGCGGCGAGTGGAGCGGTTCTGTGTTGTTGACGATGGAGTGGGGCGATCAGAAGCGGCGCGGTCTGCTCGGCAGTTTCGCTCAGGTCGGCGTCCCGGTCGGGCTGGTGTTGGGCACGGGCGGCATGACGCTGCTGTCCGCCACGATGTCGGACGAGGCGTTCAACTCCTGGGGCTGGCGAGTGCCGTTCCTGGCAAGCCTGGTGCTGGTCGCTATCGGCCTGGTCATCCGGCTGAAGATCCTCGAGACGCCGATGTTCAGCAAGGTCCTCGACGAAGGCAAGACTGCGAGCACGCCGGTCGCGGAAGTGGTCCGCAGGCACTGGCGGGAGATCCTGCTGTCCGCGGGCCTGCGGTTCGCCGAGCAGATGCCTTTCTACCTGTTCACCACATTCGTCTTGACCTACGTCGTGCAGCGCCACCACTACGGCAAGACCTTCGTGCTGACCGCGGTGCTCGTCGGCGCCACGGTCGAACTCGCGACGATCCCGTTCTTCTCGCATCTTTCGGATGTGGTTGGCCGAAAACGGGTTTACCTGGCCGGGGCGGTTGCTGCCGGCGTCGGCGCGTTCCCGTATTTCATGGTGCTGACGCACGGCGGGCAGGTGTCGATCTTCCTGGCGGTCGTGTTGTCGATGGTGGTGCACTCGATGATGTACGGGCCGCAGGCAGCGCTCATCGGGGAAAGCTTCCCCACACATCTGCGCTACGGCGGCGCGGGCCTCGGCTACCAACTGGCGTCGGTATTCGCGGGTGGACCGGCCCCGCTGCTGGCCACGTGGCTGCTCCACGAAACCGGCACGCCCTACTCGATCTCGATCTACATCGTCGTCGCGGCCGTCATCACCGTGCTCTGTTGTGTTGCCCTGCCTGACCGTTCGCGTGCCGACATCGACGATGCGGCGATCTACAGCCGCGCGGCGGTGTGA
- a CDS encoding CocE/NonD family hydrolase — translation MRSVAFRSCAVAVTTALALAGCTADEHTGAAQFPGHAGRGPCAVTKQSDVPATMRDGTVLRADVYRPRTTDPVPVILMRTQYGKSDAQAGNRYQPPDWFASHCYLVVIQDVRGQGASGGTFNEFTHEMSDGYDTVEWAAGLPGSNGKVGMYGSSYVGATQWLAAVAAPPHLVTIVPANTASDYYDGWTYEGGEFRLAFVEPWAVGIANTAAQNRNDQPAVAQLTAAHADPTRWMDFRPYQDLPPMQPRNPAVAPWYFDWLKHSSRDGFWQQISIRDRYPSVQVPVLDFEGWYDAFLAGGTENFAGMVAHGGTDLARTNQRLVIGPWDHVDWGRPDATPAPLLKTIGAVGDSPINDLMLAWFDHFLKGEKNDVAGKPRVDYFVMGADKWKSAASWPLPQTKWTTFYLSGPGGIEDRKGELTTAPPAAQQPDVYTYDPAFPAPSLGGHSCCDAQSGPQGPYDQTPVEQRSDVLVYTSSQLDHDTEVTGPISVRLWAQSTAPDTDFTAKVAVVKPDGEVINLNNGIVRTSFRDSLAQPTPTTPDHPYEYRIQVWPTSYEFGKGDRIRLEISSSDYPQFAPNPNTGAPFGTDAATRPASQTILHDAQHPSAVTLPEIPD, via the coding sequence ATGCGTTCCGTTGCCTTCCGTAGCTGTGCGGTTGCTGTGACCACCGCGCTGGCCCTGGCCGGGTGCACCGCCGACGAACACACAGGCGCCGCACAGTTTCCCGGTCATGCCGGACGTGGGCCCTGCGCTGTCACCAAACAGTCCGACGTGCCGGCCACGATGCGCGACGGCACCGTCCTGCGCGCCGACGTCTACCGACCGCGGACCACCGACCCGGTACCGGTGATCCTGATGCGCACCCAGTACGGAAAATCGGATGCGCAGGCGGGAAACCGCTACCAGCCACCGGATTGGTTCGCGTCGCACTGCTATCTGGTGGTCATCCAGGACGTGCGCGGCCAAGGCGCCTCAGGCGGCACCTTCAACGAGTTCACCCACGAGATGTCCGACGGCTACGACACCGTCGAGTGGGCGGCCGGGTTGCCGGGGTCCAACGGCAAGGTCGGGATGTACGGCTCGTCATACGTCGGCGCCACACAATGGCTGGCCGCGGTGGCCGCGCCGCCCCACCTCGTCACGATCGTGCCCGCCAACACCGCCTCGGACTACTACGATGGCTGGACATACGAGGGCGGCGAGTTCCGCCTGGCGTTCGTCGAACCGTGGGCCGTCGGAATCGCCAACACGGCCGCGCAGAACCGCAACGACCAACCCGCAGTCGCGCAACTCACCGCAGCGCACGCCGACCCCACGCGATGGATGGATTTCCGTCCCTACCAAGACCTGCCGCCGATGCAACCCCGGAATCCGGCCGTTGCCCCGTGGTACTTCGACTGGCTCAAACACTCCAGCCGCGACGGCTTCTGGCAACAGATCAGCATCAGGGACCGCTACCCCTCGGTGCAGGTGCCGGTACTCGACTTCGAGGGGTGGTACGACGCGTTCCTTGCCGGCGGCACAGAAAATTTCGCAGGCATGGTCGCCCACGGCGGCACCGACCTCGCGCGCACCAATCAACGTCTGGTCATCGGCCCGTGGGACCACGTCGACTGGGGGCGACCGGACGCCACGCCTGCGCCTCTGCTCAAGACGATCGGCGCCGTCGGCGACAGCCCGATCAACGACTTGATGCTGGCATGGTTCGACCACTTCCTCAAAGGCGAGAAGAACGATGTCGCGGGAAAACCGCGGGTCGACTACTTCGTCATGGGTGCCGACAAGTGGAAGTCGGCAGCCAGTTGGCCGCTGCCACAGACGAAGTGGACGACGTTCTATCTGTCGGGGCCCGGCGGTATCGAGGATCGCAAGGGCGAGTTGACGACTGCTCCGCCTGCCGCGCAGCAACCGGACGTCTACACCTATGATCCGGCATTTCCGGCACCGAGCCTGGGTGGTCACTCCTGCTGCGACGCACAATCCGGGCCGCAGGGGCCTTACGACCAAACCCCCGTCGAGCAACGCTCCGACGTATTGGTGTACACCAGTTCGCAACTCGACCACGACACGGAGGTGACCGGTCCGATCTCGGTTCGCCTGTGGGCCCAATCCACCGCACCCGATACCGATTTCACCGCGAAGGTGGCGGTGGTCAAACCCGACGGCGAAGTCATCAACCTGAACAACGGCATCGTGCGCACGTCGTTCCGTGACTCGTTGGCGCAGCCGACACCGACGACACCCGATCACCCGTATGAGTATCGAATCCAGGTGTGGCCAACGAGTTACGAATTCGGCAAAGGTGATCGCATCCGGTTGGAGATCTCCAGCAGCGACTATCCGCAGTTTGCTCCAAACCCCAACACCGGTGCGCCGTTTGGCACCGACGCGGCCACCCGGCCTGCGTCACAGACCATCCTGCACGACGCGCAGCATCCGTCTGCGGTGACGCTTCCCGAGATCCCTGACTGA
- a CDS encoding NADP-dependent oxidoreductase: MKTANTQCRLAARPTGPIKPGDFTFVEEPVPAAGEGQFVVAVDYLSIDPAMRTWMNAGRSYVPPVAVGDVMRALAIGRVVESRHQDYAVGDVVSGLFGVQDFAVSDGAGVSKVDTSLAPPSTHLAALGISGLTAYFGLLDIGKPAQGQTVLVSGAAGSVGNVVGQIARIAGCRVVGIAGGEQKCRWLVDEVGFDAAIDYKTADLRAELKTHAPDGVDVFFDNVGGVTLEAALNRLAHGARIVLCGAVSQYNDAPRGPANYMQLLVARASMTGFVIFDYAGRYPEGIERLADWLSTGQLTSYEDVETGAVTDFPETLQALFNGENTGKLILAV; this comes from the coding sequence GTGAAAACCGCCAACACCCAATGCCGACTCGCCGCCCGCCCGACGGGGCCGATCAAACCCGGCGACTTCACCTTCGTCGAGGAACCTGTTCCGGCTGCCGGTGAAGGCCAGTTCGTGGTCGCGGTCGACTACCTCTCGATCGATCCGGCGATGCGCACATGGATGAACGCCGGACGCTCCTATGTACCGCCGGTGGCCGTCGGAGACGTGATGCGCGCCTTGGCAATCGGGCGCGTCGTCGAGTCGCGTCATCAGGATTACGCAGTGGGAGACGTGGTATCGGGCCTGTTCGGTGTTCAGGACTTCGCCGTCTCCGACGGGGCGGGTGTCAGCAAGGTCGACACCTCGTTGGCGCCGCCGAGCACGCATCTGGCGGCGCTGGGTATCAGCGGCCTGACCGCCTACTTCGGCCTGCTCGACATCGGCAAGCCGGCGCAGGGCCAGACGGTGTTGGTGTCCGGGGCGGCCGGGTCGGTGGGCAACGTCGTCGGGCAGATCGCGCGGATCGCGGGCTGCCGAGTGGTCGGCATCGCAGGCGGCGAGCAGAAGTGTCGGTGGCTGGTCGACGAGGTCGGATTCGACGCCGCGATCGACTACAAGACCGCTGACCTGCGCGCCGAGTTGAAAACCCATGCGCCCGACGGCGTCGACGTTTTCTTCGACAATGTCGGCGGTGTCACCTTGGAGGCCGCGCTCAACAGGCTGGCGCACGGGGCCCGGATCGTGCTCTGCGGCGCGGTATCGCAATACAACGACGCCCCGCGCGGCCCCGCGAACTACATGCAGTTACTGGTTGCCAGGGCGTCGATGACCGGCTTCGTGATCTTCGACTACGCCGGCAGATACCCCGAAGGTATTGAGCGCCTTGCGGATTGGTTGTCCACGGGCCAACTCACGTCCTACGAGGACGTCGAAACCGGTGCCGTCACCGACTTCCCTGAAACGCTCCAGGCCCTGTTCAACGGCGAGAACACCGGGAAACTGATCCTGGCGGTCTGA
- a CDS encoding LLM class F420-dependent oxidoreductase translates to MRASIEAVLPFWLDRPDGEAVDIAQAVNNAGLKRLWIGEMVSFDAFALATAIGLRAPGIRLALGPLPISVRTPAAIALGASSVATLSGCAVDVALGASSPAIVAGWHDRDWRHSAARMRDTIDCLRPILRGERTDFDGRHVRSHGFRLRQALPHSSIGVGPFGPAMTRLAAQTADEVVLNLATPERVANVREKVNADAAAVDREPPRLTVWVPAALRPGEAAVRQAAGQLAVYLGPPGYGEMFAGLGYADLVDKARAGVRRAELAAAIPLDLLEQVGAFGDRKEVTARLQAYLSAGADTVAVVPVTAEDPAGQTVLDCAAATNRQLSTIQEPSQ, encoded by the coding sequence GTGAGGGCCTCGATCGAAGCGGTGCTTCCGTTCTGGCTGGACCGTCCCGACGGGGAGGCGGTCGACATCGCGCAGGCCGTCAACAACGCTGGGCTGAAACGCCTTTGGATCGGGGAGATGGTCAGCTTCGACGCGTTCGCGCTCGCTACTGCCATTGGCCTGCGGGCACCGGGCATCCGACTGGCCTTGGGGCCCTTACCGATCAGCGTGCGGACCCCGGCCGCCATAGCGCTGGGGGCGAGTTCGGTCGCAACGTTGAGCGGCTGTGCCGTCGACGTGGCCCTCGGCGCTTCCAGCCCGGCCATCGTCGCCGGGTGGCACGACCGGGACTGGCGGCACAGCGCCGCCCGGATGCGCGACACCATCGACTGCCTGCGCCCTATACTGCGCGGCGAGCGCACCGACTTCGACGGACGCCACGTCCGCAGTCACGGATTTCGACTCCGTCAGGCGTTGCCGCACAGCAGCATTGGCGTCGGGCCGTTCGGCCCGGCGATGACCCGGTTGGCGGCGCAGACCGCCGACGAGGTGGTGCTGAACCTGGCCACACCGGAGCGCGTCGCCAACGTCCGGGAAAAGGTGAACGCGGACGCCGCCGCGGTGGATCGCGAACCGCCCCGCCTGACGGTGTGGGTGCCCGCCGCCCTGCGGCCAGGCGAGGCGGCGGTGCGACAGGCTGCCGGGCAGTTGGCCGTCTATCTCGGGCCGCCCGGATACGGTGAGATGTTCGCCGGTCTCGGCTATGCGGACCTGGTCGACAAAGCCCGTGCGGGCGTGCGCCGTGCGGAGTTGGCGGCCGCGATTCCGCTCGACCTCCTCGAGCAAGTCGGCGCGTTCGGCGACCGCAAAGAAGTCACGGCGCGACTGCAGGCCTACCTGAGCGCAGGTGCCGACACGGTGGCGGTGGTTCCGGTTACCGCCGAAGACCCCGCGGGCCAAACGGTCCTGGACTGCGCCGCCGCCACCAACCGACAGCTGTCGACGATTCAGGAGCCGAGCCAGTGA
- a CDS encoding acyl-CoA dehydrogenase family protein, producing MAAGLGPQIDAERRLPAELVDALRDAGLLRAGAPVEVDGPELDPGTALRCAEQIARGDTSAGWCVSIATTASLLVAYLPSTSREEYFGGGRGVAAGVWAPQGKAHRVSGGVVVSGRWAFCSGITHADILFAGCVLDDRPAVVALPTAQLQVLDTWHTLGLRGTGSHDAVADDVFVPDDRVLSLFDGPVIDRPLYRFPPFGFFAACITAAAMGNARAAIDDFVVLAGAKKAQASARTLAERPTIQAAVAGTEADLESARALYYQAVETAWQASEAGPSVPVEARTRLRLAATHGVRAAADVVRTMYDLAGGSAIYDGAPLQRRFRDAFTATAHFQVNLASRELPGRVLLGQPTETAML from the coding sequence ATGGCAGCCGGTTTGGGGCCGCAGATCGATGCCGAGCGCCGGTTGCCCGCCGAACTCGTCGACGCGTTGCGCGACGCGGGCCTGCTGCGGGCAGGCGCCCCCGTCGAAGTGGACGGTCCCGAGTTGGACCCGGGCACCGCGCTGCGTTGCGCCGAACAGATCGCCCGCGGCGACACCTCGGCCGGGTGGTGCGTCTCGATTGCAACGACGGCAAGCCTGCTGGTCGCGTACCTGCCGTCGACCAGTCGGGAGGAGTACTTCGGCGGCGGACGTGGCGTGGCGGCGGGAGTGTGGGCGCCGCAAGGCAAGGCCCACAGGGTGTCCGGCGGCGTGGTGGTGTCGGGGCGGTGGGCGTTCTGCAGCGGAATCACCCACGCCGACATCCTCTTCGCCGGATGTGTGCTCGACGACCGGCCCGCTGTGGTCGCATTGCCCACCGCGCAACTGCAGGTGCTCGACACGTGGCACACCCTCGGCCTGCGGGGCACCGGAAGTCACGACGCGGTGGCCGACGACGTGTTCGTTCCGGATGACCGGGTGCTGTCGTTGTTCGACGGGCCGGTGATCGACCGGCCGTTGTACCGGTTCCCGCCCTTCGGATTCTTCGCGGCGTGCATCACCGCGGCCGCGATGGGCAACGCCCGCGCCGCCATCGACGACTTCGTCGTGTTGGCCGGAGCCAAGAAGGCGCAGGCTTCCGCCCGCACGCTCGCCGAACGTCCGACCATCCAGGCCGCTGTCGCCGGGACCGAGGCGGATCTGGAGAGCGCGCGGGCGCTCTACTACCAGGCAGTCGAAACAGCTTGGCAGGCAAGCGAAGCAGGCCCATCGGTGCCGGTGGAGGCGCGCACCCGGTTGCGGCTGGCCGCCACCCACGGGGTCCGCGCGGCGGCCGATGTGGTGCGCACCATGTACGACCTGGCCGGCGGCAGCGCGATCTACGACGGAGCACCGCTGCAACGCCGGTTCCGCGATGCGTTCACCGCCACCGCGCATTTCCAGGTGAACCTGGCCTCACGTGAACTCCCTGGCCGGGTTCTGCTGGGGCAGCCGACGGAAACGGCGATGTTGTGA
- a CDS encoding TetR/AcrR family transcriptional regulator, with protein MAQAAQRRNRPYAPRLSPQQRREQLLDIVLDVIDTEGVGAVSMDAVARRAGVTRPVVYGQFTDANAMLRACLDREEQRALAQILDAMPGDGADTAEAFHRLFDAYLTAVAEAPQRWRSIFMIAPSWTPTLSRSIARIRAHMVRDCEAALRKSRAGGRQADRELLAHHLVAALWESGRLLLVAPDEYSHKRLLRSLDAMFVALTQR; from the coding sequence ATGGCCCAGGCCGCGCAACGGCGCAATCGGCCCTACGCCCCCCGACTGTCGCCCCAGCAACGCCGCGAACAACTGCTGGACATCGTGCTCGACGTGATCGACACCGAAGGTGTCGGCGCGGTCAGCATGGATGCGGTCGCCCGCCGCGCAGGCGTCACCCGACCGGTGGTGTACGGCCAATTCACCGATGCCAACGCGATGTTGCGCGCCTGCCTCGACCGCGAGGAACAGCGGGCCCTGGCGCAGATTCTGGACGCCATGCCCGGCGACGGTGCGGACACCGCCGAGGCGTTTCACCGCCTGTTCGACGCATATTTGACCGCGGTCGCCGAAGCGCCGCAGCGATGGCGGTCGATCTTCATGATCGCCCCGAGTTGGACGCCCACGCTGAGTAGGAGCATCGCCAGGATCCGTGCGCACATGGTGCGGGATTGCGAAGCGGCGCTGCGTAAGTCACGCGCGGGCGGCAGACAGGCCGACCGCGAACTGTTGGCCCACCACCTGGTGGCCGCGCTGTGGGAATCGGGGCGACTGCTATTGGTGGCTCCCGACGAGTACAGCCACAAGCGCTTGTTGCGCTCGCTGGACGCGATGTTCGTCGCGCTCACGCAGCGGTGA